In Xyrauchen texanus isolate HMW12.3.18 chromosome 35, RBS_HiC_50CHRs, whole genome shotgun sequence, one DNA window encodes the following:
- the LOC127629204 gene encoding monoacylglycerol lipase ABHD6-like isoform X2, which produces MDLDMVNMFAIAAGTLAIPILLFMASFMLWPSSLIKVYYWYWRRTLGLQVRYADCGGYRFCYSYRGKSGHRPSILMLHDFSAHKDTWLPMVKYLPKHLHLLCVDMPGHEGTTRTNTDDYSIQGQAKRIRQFVEAIQLNRKPFHLVGTSMGGTVAGVYAACYPLDLCSVTLICPAGLKNQHKSKFDCQMDDVEHSHYRMNIPLIPSTPEEMEEMLKLCSHVRFRVPQQILQGLVDVRIPHNDFYQEVFMEIMSEHSKYALHEHIQQITTPLQIIWGKQDQVGSVLKACISITYKEITHTCMQFTNTSMQTYFCLYCQVVDVSGAAMLVEALQGCRVDLLENCGHSVVMERPRQTAKLILDFIISQQSTASASTKKKS; this is translated from the exons ATGGATCTGGATATGGTCAATATGTTTGCCATTGCTGCAGGGACTCTTGCGATCCCTATCCTTCTATTCATGGCATCCTTCATGCTGTGGCCATCATCACTCATCAAAGTCTATTACTG GTACTGGAGGCGAACGCTGGGTCTACAGGTGCGCTATGCAGACTGTGGTGGCTATCGCTTCTGTTACTCTTACAGGGGAAAATCAGGTCACAGACCCTCTATACTCATGCTGCATGACTTCTCTGCTCACAAGGACACATGGCTCCCGATGGTGAAG TACCTTCCCAAACATCTCCATCTGCTGTGTGTTGACATGCCAGGGCATGAGGGTACAACACGAACCAACACAGATGACTATTCTATCCAGGGCCAGGCCAAGAGAATACGACAG TTTGTAGAGGCTATTCAACTTAACAGAAAACCCTTCCATCTGGTGGGCACTTCAATGGGTGGGACAGTGGCAGGCGTGTATGCAGCCTGCTATCCTTTAGATCTCTGCAGTGTGACCCTCATCTGCCCAGCCG GTCTGAAGAACCAACATAAAAGCAAGTTTGACTGTCAGATGGATGATGTGGAGCACAGCCACTACAGGATGAACATTCCACTCATTCCATCCACCCCAGAGGAGATGGAGGAGATGTTGAAACTCTGCTCTCATGTGCGCTTCAGAGTGCCTCAACAG ATTCTTCAAGGACTGGTGGATGTACGGATACCACACAATGACTTTTATCAAGAGG TTTTTATGGAAATTATGAGTGAACACTCTAAATATGCCTTACATGAGCATATACAGCAAATAACTACCCCTTTGCAAATCATCTGGGGCAAACAGGACCAGGTAGGCTCTGTGTTGAAAGCATGCATATCTATTACCTATAAAGAgattacacacacatgcatgcagttCACAAATACATCAATGCAAACATATTTCTGTCTTTATTGTCAGGTAGTGGATGTGTCTGGGGCAGCCATGCTTGTGGAGGCTCTTCAAGGCTGTCGTGTTGATCTGCTGGAAAACTGTGGCCATTCTGTTGTGATGGAGCGACCACGCCAGACAGCCAAGCTTATTTTAGATTTTATTATCTCTCAGCAGAGCACCGCGAGTGCAAGCACCAAGAAAAAATCCTGA
- the LOC127629266 gene encoding BTB/POZ domain-containing protein KCTD6 isoform X1 codes for MDNGDWGQRLTHPVTLNVGGHLYTTSVSTLQRYPDSMLGAMFRGDFPTTRDGHGNYFIDRDGTLFRYILNFLRTSELTLPVDFMEVDLLRKEADFYQIEPLIQCLNDPKPLYPLDTFEQVVELSSTRKLSKYSNPVAVIITQLTITTKVHSLLEGISNNFTKWNKHMMDTRDCQVSFTFGPCDHHQEVSLRVHLMDYITKQGFTIRNTRVHHMSERANENTVEHHWTFCRLAYKVED; via the exons ATGGATAATGGGGACTGGGGGCAGAGG TTGACTCACCCAGTCACCTTAAATGTTGGAGGTCATCTCTACACCACCTCTGTCTCCACTCTACAACGTTATCCAGATTCCATGCTGGGGGCCATGTTCCGTGGCGACTTCCCCACCACACGGGATGGTCACGGCAACTACTTCATAGATCGGGACGGGACGCTTTTCCGCTACATATTAAACTTCCTACGCACATCCGAGCTCACTCTTCCTGTTGACTTCATGGAGGTGGACCTTCTGCGTAAAGAAGCTGACTTCTATCAGATTGAGCCATTAATTCAATGCCTCAATGACCCAAAGCCTCTCTACCCTCTGGACACCTTTGAACAGGTGGTGGAGTTGTCCAGCACCCGTAAGCTCTCTAAGTACTCAAACCCCGTAGCAGTTATTATCACACAACTAACCATAACCACCAAGGTTCACTCACTGCTCGAGGGAATATCTAACAACTTCACCAAATGGAACAAACACATGATGGACACAAGAGACTGTCAGGTGTCTTTCACCTTTGGACCATGTGACCACCATCAAGAGGTGTCTCTTAGGGTCCACCTCATGGACTACATCACTAAACAGGGATTCACAATTCGGAACACACGAGTGCACCACATGAGCGAGCGTGCCAATGAAAATACAGTGGAGCATCATTGGACTTTCTGCAGGCTAGCTTATAAAGTAGAGGATTGA
- the LOC127628781 gene encoding sarcolemmal membrane-associated protein-like isoform X1, with protein sequence MEEQKLKDPLDKVSLIKDELSRSTVEACESEKVIQRLNQELQEANEQANSGKHKCVELQGLLEEEKKAKKQQTEESAKQIKVLQFELQKLQKDMENLRDQKDSVVFSTRQEVHAAQEEVQVLRRTMEKTAAEREHEVSALKRNLATLTSELEKWQLSANKYEWELDSLQASHQQQNQQRDRAAKQQASEVERLQKDFESLQRECASLRSEREQLADKQQKEKLSLQSESSTLRSEKEELLKKQQQLEKELDSSKKQSTSLSNTVKTLEKTQAELEKRLSALQEENRRDTSQFNSLLEQSNSRVKELQKEYEEIQAELSGLREKYVNAEEEKCSINLELQQSQESLRALQEKENHGKWIRWMPVATGTVTVAVTAYLLLKTSK encoded by the exons ATGGAGGAGCAGAAGCTTAAAGATCCTCTTGACAAAGTGTCTTTGATCAAAG ATGAGCTGAGCAGGAGCACTGTAGAGGCCTGTGAATCTGAGAAAGTTATCCAGCGGCTCAATCAGGAACTGCAGGAGGCCAATGAACAGGCCAACTCGGGCAAGCACAAATGTGTTGAGCTACAAG GTCTTTTAGAGGAGGAGAAAAAAGCCAAGAAGCAGCAGACAGAGGAGTCGGCAAAACAGATAAAGGTCTTGCAGT tTGAGCTCCAGAAGCTTCAGAAAGACATGGAGAATCTCAGGGATCAGAAGGACAGTGTGGTCTTCAGCACACGGCAGGAAGTGCATGCGGCTCAGGAGGAAGTGCAGGTGTTGCGGCGCACTATGGAGAAAACAGCGGCCGAGCGAGAGCATGAGGTCAGCGCTCTGAAGAGGAACCTGGCAACGCTAACTTCTGAGCTGGAGAAATGGCAGCTGTCTGCAAACAAGTATGAATGGGAGCTCGATAGTCTACAGGCCAGTCATCAGCAGCAGAACCAGCAGAGAGACAGAGCTGCCAAACAACAAG cAAGTGAGGTAGAGAGGCTCCAGAAGGACTTTGAGAGCCTGCAGAGGGAGTGTGCGTCTCTGAGGTCAGAGAGAGAGCAGCTGGCTGATAAACAGCAGAAAGAGAAGCTCAGTCTGCAGAGTGAGAGCAGCACCCTGCGCTCGGAGAAAGAAGAGCTACTAAAGAAACAACAGCAGCTGGAGAAAGAGCTGGACAG CTCCAAGAAACAAAGCACAAGCCTTAGCAACACGGTCAAGACCCTGGAGAAGACCCAGGCAGAGCTGGAGAAACGACTGAGTGCTTTGCAGGAGGAGAATCGGAGAGACACTAGCCAGTTCAACAGTCTGCTGGAGCAAAGCAACAGCAGGGTCAAAGAGCTGCAGAAAGAG TATGAGGAGATCCAGGCAGAGCTGTCGGGCCTCAGGGAGAAGTATGTGAATGCAGAGGAGGAGAAATGTTCCATCAATCTGGAGCTGCAGCAGAGCCAAGAAAGCCTGAGGGCTCTGCAGGAAAAAGAAAACCAT GGAAAGTGGATCAGGTGGATGCCCGTTGCCACTGGAACCGTGACCGTTGCCGTGACTGCGTATTTGCTTTTAAAGACCTCAAAATGA
- the LOC127629204 gene encoding monoacylglycerol lipase ABHD6-like isoform X3 has protein sequence MDLDMVNMFAIAAGTLAIPILLFMASFMLWPSSLIKVYYWYWRRTLGLQVRYADCGGYRFCYSYRGKSGHRPSILMLHDFSAHKDTWLPMVKQYLPKHLHLLCVDMPGHEGTTRTNTDDYSIQGQAKRIRQFVEAIQLNRKPFHLVGTSMGGTVAGVYAACYPLDLCSVTLICPAGLKNQHKSKFDCQMDDVEHSHYRMNIPLIPSTPEEMEEMLKLCSHVRFRVPQQILQGLVDVRIPHNDFYQEVFMEIMSEHSKYALHEHIQQITTPLQIIWGKQDQVVDVSGAAMLVEALQGCRVDLLENCGHSVVMERPRQTAKLILDFIISQQSTASASTKKKS, from the exons ATGGATCTGGATATGGTCAATATGTTTGCCATTGCTGCAGGGACTCTTGCGATCCCTATCCTTCTATTCATGGCATCCTTCATGCTGTGGCCATCATCACTCATCAAAGTCTATTACTG GTACTGGAGGCGAACGCTGGGTCTACAGGTGCGCTATGCAGACTGTGGTGGCTATCGCTTCTGTTACTCTTACAGGGGAAAATCAGGTCACAGACCCTCTATACTCATGCTGCATGACTTCTCTGCTCACAAGGACACATGGCTCCCGATGGTGAAG CAGTACCTTCCCAAACATCTCCATCTGCTGTGTGTTGACATGCCAGGGCATGAGGGTACAACACGAACCAACACAGATGACTATTCTATCCAGGGCCAGGCCAAGAGAATACGACAG TTTGTAGAGGCTATTCAACTTAACAGAAAACCCTTCCATCTGGTGGGCACTTCAATGGGTGGGACAGTGGCAGGCGTGTATGCAGCCTGCTATCCTTTAGATCTCTGCAGTGTGACCCTCATCTGCCCAGCCG GTCTGAAGAACCAACATAAAAGCAAGTTTGACTGTCAGATGGATGATGTGGAGCACAGCCACTACAGGATGAACATTCCACTCATTCCATCCACCCCAGAGGAGATGGAGGAGATGTTGAAACTCTGCTCTCATGTGCGCTTCAGAGTGCCTCAACAG ATTCTTCAAGGACTGGTGGATGTACGGATACCACACAATGACTTTTATCAAGAGG TTTTTATGGAAATTATGAGTGAACACTCTAAATATGCCTTACATGAGCATATACAGCAAATAACTACCCCTTTGCAAATCATCTGGGGCAAACAGGACCAG GTAGTGGATGTGTCTGGGGCAGCCATGCTTGTGGAGGCTCTTCAAGGCTGTCGTGTTGATCTGCTGGAAAACTGTGGCCATTCTGTTGTGATGGAGCGACCACGCCAGACAGCCAAGCTTATTTTAGATTTTATTATCTCTCAGCAGAGCACCGCGAGTGCAAGCACCAAGAAAAAATCCTGA
- the LOC127629204 gene encoding monoacylglycerol lipase ABHD6-like isoform X1, producing the protein MDLDMVNMFAIAAGTLAIPILLFMASFMLWPSSLIKVYYWYWRRTLGLQVRYADCGGYRFCYSYRGKSGHRPSILMLHDFSAHKDTWLPMVKQYLPKHLHLLCVDMPGHEGTTRTNTDDYSIQGQAKRIRQFVEAIQLNRKPFHLVGTSMGGTVAGVYAACYPLDLCSVTLICPAGLKNQHKSKFDCQMDDVEHSHYRMNIPLIPSTPEEMEEMLKLCSHVRFRVPQQILQGLVDVRIPHNDFYQEVFMEIMSEHSKYALHEHIQQITTPLQIIWGKQDQVGSVLKACISITYKEITHTCMQFTNTSMQTYFCLYCQVVDVSGAAMLVEALQGCRVDLLENCGHSVVMERPRQTAKLILDFIISQQSTASASTKKKS; encoded by the exons ATGGATCTGGATATGGTCAATATGTTTGCCATTGCTGCAGGGACTCTTGCGATCCCTATCCTTCTATTCATGGCATCCTTCATGCTGTGGCCATCATCACTCATCAAAGTCTATTACTG GTACTGGAGGCGAACGCTGGGTCTACAGGTGCGCTATGCAGACTGTGGTGGCTATCGCTTCTGTTACTCTTACAGGGGAAAATCAGGTCACAGACCCTCTATACTCATGCTGCATGACTTCTCTGCTCACAAGGACACATGGCTCCCGATGGTGAAG CAGTACCTTCCCAAACATCTCCATCTGCTGTGTGTTGACATGCCAGGGCATGAGGGTACAACACGAACCAACACAGATGACTATTCTATCCAGGGCCAGGCCAAGAGAATACGACAG TTTGTAGAGGCTATTCAACTTAACAGAAAACCCTTCCATCTGGTGGGCACTTCAATGGGTGGGACAGTGGCAGGCGTGTATGCAGCCTGCTATCCTTTAGATCTCTGCAGTGTGACCCTCATCTGCCCAGCCG GTCTGAAGAACCAACATAAAAGCAAGTTTGACTGTCAGATGGATGATGTGGAGCACAGCCACTACAGGATGAACATTCCACTCATTCCATCCACCCCAGAGGAGATGGAGGAGATGTTGAAACTCTGCTCTCATGTGCGCTTCAGAGTGCCTCAACAG ATTCTTCAAGGACTGGTGGATGTACGGATACCACACAATGACTTTTATCAAGAGG TTTTTATGGAAATTATGAGTGAACACTCTAAATATGCCTTACATGAGCATATACAGCAAATAACTACCCCTTTGCAAATCATCTGGGGCAAACAGGACCAGGTAGGCTCTGTGTTGAAAGCATGCATATCTATTACCTATAAAGAgattacacacacatgcatgcagttCACAAATACATCAATGCAAACATATTTCTGTCTTTATTGTCAGGTAGTGGATGTGTCTGGGGCAGCCATGCTTGTGGAGGCTCTTCAAGGCTGTCGTGTTGATCTGCTGGAAAACTGTGGCCATTCTGTTGTGATGGAGCGACCACGCCAGACAGCCAAGCTTATTTTAGATTTTATTATCTCTCAGCAGAGCACCGCGAGTGCAAGCACCAAGAAAAAATCCTGA
- the LOC127629204 gene encoding monoacylglycerol lipase ABHD6-like isoform X4 — protein MDLDMVNMFAIAAGTLAIPILLFMASFMLWPSSLIKVYYWYWRRTLGLQVRYADCGGYRFCYSYRGKSGHRPSILMLHDFSAHKDTWLPMVKYLPKHLHLLCVDMPGHEGTTRTNTDDYSIQGQAKRIRQFVEAIQLNRKPFHLVGTSMGGTVAGVYAACYPLDLCSVTLICPAGLKNQHKSKFDCQMDDVEHSHYRMNIPLIPSTPEEMEEMLKLCSHVRFRVPQQILQGLVDVRIPHNDFYQEVFMEIMSEHSKYALHEHIQQITTPLQIIWGKQDQVVDVSGAAMLVEALQGCRVDLLENCGHSVVMERPRQTAKLILDFIISQQSTASASTKKKS, from the exons ATGGATCTGGATATGGTCAATATGTTTGCCATTGCTGCAGGGACTCTTGCGATCCCTATCCTTCTATTCATGGCATCCTTCATGCTGTGGCCATCATCACTCATCAAAGTCTATTACTG GTACTGGAGGCGAACGCTGGGTCTACAGGTGCGCTATGCAGACTGTGGTGGCTATCGCTTCTGTTACTCTTACAGGGGAAAATCAGGTCACAGACCCTCTATACTCATGCTGCATGACTTCTCTGCTCACAAGGACACATGGCTCCCGATGGTGAAG TACCTTCCCAAACATCTCCATCTGCTGTGTGTTGACATGCCAGGGCATGAGGGTACAACACGAACCAACACAGATGACTATTCTATCCAGGGCCAGGCCAAGAGAATACGACAG TTTGTAGAGGCTATTCAACTTAACAGAAAACCCTTCCATCTGGTGGGCACTTCAATGGGTGGGACAGTGGCAGGCGTGTATGCAGCCTGCTATCCTTTAGATCTCTGCAGTGTGACCCTCATCTGCCCAGCCG GTCTGAAGAACCAACATAAAAGCAAGTTTGACTGTCAGATGGATGATGTGGAGCACAGCCACTACAGGATGAACATTCCACTCATTCCATCCACCCCAGAGGAGATGGAGGAGATGTTGAAACTCTGCTCTCATGTGCGCTTCAGAGTGCCTCAACAG ATTCTTCAAGGACTGGTGGATGTACGGATACCACACAATGACTTTTATCAAGAGG TTTTTATGGAAATTATGAGTGAACACTCTAAATATGCCTTACATGAGCATATACAGCAAATAACTACCCCTTTGCAAATCATCTGGGGCAAACAGGACCAG GTAGTGGATGTGTCTGGGGCAGCCATGCTTGTGGAGGCTCTTCAAGGCTGTCGTGTTGATCTGCTGGAAAACTGTGGCCATTCTGTTGTGATGGAGCGACCACGCCAGACAGCCAAGCTTATTTTAGATTTTATTATCTCTCAGCAGAGCACCGCGAGTGCAAGCACCAAGAAAAAATCCTGA
- the LOC127629266 gene encoding BTB/POZ domain-containing protein KCTD6 isoform X2: protein MLGAMFRGDFPTTRDGHGNYFIDRDGTLFRYILNFLRTSELTLPVDFMEVDLLRKEADFYQIEPLIQCLNDPKPLYPLDTFEQVVELSSTRKLSKYSNPVAVIITQLTITTKVHSLLEGISNNFTKWNKHMMDTRDCQVSFTFGPCDHHQEVSLRVHLMDYITKQGFTIRNTRVHHMSERANENTVEHHWTFCRLAYKVED from the coding sequence ATGCTGGGGGCCATGTTCCGTGGCGACTTCCCCACCACACGGGATGGTCACGGCAACTACTTCATAGATCGGGACGGGACGCTTTTCCGCTACATATTAAACTTCCTACGCACATCCGAGCTCACTCTTCCTGTTGACTTCATGGAGGTGGACCTTCTGCGTAAAGAAGCTGACTTCTATCAGATTGAGCCATTAATTCAATGCCTCAATGACCCAAAGCCTCTCTACCCTCTGGACACCTTTGAACAGGTGGTGGAGTTGTCCAGCACCCGTAAGCTCTCTAAGTACTCAAACCCCGTAGCAGTTATTATCACACAACTAACCATAACCACCAAGGTTCACTCACTGCTCGAGGGAATATCTAACAACTTCACCAAATGGAACAAACACATGATGGACACAAGAGACTGTCAGGTGTCTTTCACCTTTGGACCATGTGACCACCATCAAGAGGTGTCTCTTAGGGTCCACCTCATGGACTACATCACTAAACAGGGATTCACAATTCGGAACACACGAGTGCACCACATGAGCGAGCGTGCCAATGAAAATACAGTGGAGCATCATTGGACTTTCTGCAGGCTAGCTTATAAAGTAGAGGATTGA
- the LOC127628781 gene encoding sarcolemmal membrane-associated protein-like isoform X2: MEEQKLKDPLDKVSLIKDELSRSTVEACESEKVIQRLNQELQEANEQANSGKHKCVELQGLLEEEKKAKKQQTEESAKQIKVLQFELQKLQKDMENLRDQKDSVVFSTRQEVHAAQEEVQVLRRTMEKTAAEREHEVSALKRNLATLTSELEKWQLSANKYEWELDSLQASHQQQNQQRDRAAKQQASEVERLQKDFESLQRECASLRSEREQLADKQQKEKLSLQSESSTLRSEKEELLKKQQQLEKELDSSKKQSTSLSNTVKTLEKTQAELEKRLSALQEENRRDTSQFNSLLEQSNSRVKELQKEYEEIQAELSGLREKYVNAEEEKCSINLELQQSQESLRALQEKENHLSLLQPILAVVIGLVLALLYWCLGPLW, encoded by the exons ATGGAGGAGCAGAAGCTTAAAGATCCTCTTGACAAAGTGTCTTTGATCAAAG ATGAGCTGAGCAGGAGCACTGTAGAGGCCTGTGAATCTGAGAAAGTTATCCAGCGGCTCAATCAGGAACTGCAGGAGGCCAATGAACAGGCCAACTCGGGCAAGCACAAATGTGTTGAGCTACAAG GTCTTTTAGAGGAGGAGAAAAAAGCCAAGAAGCAGCAGACAGAGGAGTCGGCAAAACAGATAAAGGTCTTGCAGT tTGAGCTCCAGAAGCTTCAGAAAGACATGGAGAATCTCAGGGATCAGAAGGACAGTGTGGTCTTCAGCACACGGCAGGAAGTGCATGCGGCTCAGGAGGAAGTGCAGGTGTTGCGGCGCACTATGGAGAAAACAGCGGCCGAGCGAGAGCATGAGGTCAGCGCTCTGAAGAGGAACCTGGCAACGCTAACTTCTGAGCTGGAGAAATGGCAGCTGTCTGCAAACAAGTATGAATGGGAGCTCGATAGTCTACAGGCCAGTCATCAGCAGCAGAACCAGCAGAGAGACAGAGCTGCCAAACAACAAG cAAGTGAGGTAGAGAGGCTCCAGAAGGACTTTGAGAGCCTGCAGAGGGAGTGTGCGTCTCTGAGGTCAGAGAGAGAGCAGCTGGCTGATAAACAGCAGAAAGAGAAGCTCAGTCTGCAGAGTGAGAGCAGCACCCTGCGCTCGGAGAAAGAAGAGCTACTAAAGAAACAACAGCAGCTGGAGAAAGAGCTGGACAG CTCCAAGAAACAAAGCACAAGCCTTAGCAACACGGTCAAGACCCTGGAGAAGACCCAGGCAGAGCTGGAGAAACGACTGAGTGCTTTGCAGGAGGAGAATCGGAGAGACACTAGCCAGTTCAACAGTCTGCTGGAGCAAAGCAACAGCAGGGTCAAAGAGCTGCAGAAAGAG TATGAGGAGATCCAGGCAGAGCTGTCGGGCCTCAGGGAGAAGTATGTGAATGCAGAGGAGGAGAAATGTTCCATCAATCTGGAGCTGCAGCAGAGCCAAGAAAGCCTGAGGGCTCTGCAGGAAAAAGAAAACCAT CTGTCTTTATTGCAGCCCATCCTAGCCGTAGTCATCGGCCTTGTCCTGGCTTTGCTGTATTGGTGCTTGGGTCCATTGTGGTAG